One genomic segment of Sminthopsis crassicaudata isolate SCR6 chromosome 2, ASM4859323v1, whole genome shotgun sequence includes these proteins:
- the ZNF774 gene encoding zinc finger protein 774, translating into MMWLGTSGRSGLSGPCPENPLQGCHPAGLEEWALSGIPRPTVISQLEQKEEPWVLDLQSLEEGEILREAHTDFENQVEKLNQEVSEAAEQFGPSSGRPQKDISQNPDWERKWEREHVLERQHGTLTGEGQRELLSKERHLSKLLGRYVGEKPNVCAECGKSFNQTSYLMRHLRTHTGERPYKCLVCGKAFKQSSDLVTHRRTHTGEKPYKCNGCEKSFGDSSTLIKHQRTHTGERPYECPDCGKTFSRKPHLIMHQRTHTGEKPYKCLECQKSFSRSSNFITHQRIHTGEKPYTCNDCGERFSQSSDLVKHQRTHTGERPYKCPECGKGFRDSSHFVAHMSTHSGERPFSCPECDKSFSQSSHLVTHQRTHTGERPYKCDDCGKGFTDSSALIKHQRIHTGERPYKCGECGKSFNQSSHFITHQRIHLGERPYKCPDCGKSFNQRSHFITHQRTHTGEKPFQCTKCEKSFRQKAHLLSHQNTHLT; encoded by the exons ATGATGTGGCTGGGAACATCTGGGAGGAGTGGTTTATCTGGACCCTGCCCAGAGAATCCTCTACAGGGTTGCCATCCAGCAGGGTTAGAAGAATGGGCTCTCAGTGG GATTCCCAGACCCACCGTGATCTCCCAACTTGAGCAGAAAGAAGAACCGTGGGTCCTGGATCTCCAAAGCTTGGAGGAGGGGGAGATCCTGAGAGAAGCTCACACAG acTTTGAGAACCAGGTGGAAAAGCTGAACCAGGAAGTTTCTGAGGCAGCAGAACAATTTGGGCCATCTTCAGGAAGGCCCCAAAAAGATATTTCTCAGAATCCTGattgggaaagaaaatgggaaagggaacaTGTATTAGAAAGACAACATGGAACTCTCACAGGGGAGGGACAAAGGGAACTCCTTTCAAAGGAGAGACATTTAAGTAAGCTCCTAGGTAGATATGTAGGTGAAAAACCCAATGTGTGTGCTGAATGTGGAAAAAGCTTTAACCAAACTTCTTATCTTATGAGGCACCTGAGAACCCATACTGGAGAGAGGCCATATAAGTGCCTTgtatgtgggaaagccttcaagCAGAGCTCAGATCTTGTCACCCACCGTCGAAcacacactggagagaaaccctacaAGTGTAACGGGTGTGAAAAAAGCTTCGGGGACAGCTCAACTCTCATCAAGCATCAGAGGACCCACACAGGGGAGAGACCCTACGAGTGCCCAGATTGTGGGAAGACCTTCAGTCGGAAGCCACACCTTATCATGCACCAAAGAACCCACACAGGAGAGAAGCCCTATAAATGTCTTGAGTGTCAGAAAAGCTTTAGTCGGAGTTCAAATTTCATTACCCATCAAAGGATCCATACAGGGGAGAAACCCTATACATGTAATGACTGTGGGGAGAGGTTTAGCCAGAGCTCAGATTTGGTTAAGCACCAAAGAACCCACACAGGAGAACGACCTTATAAATGTCCTGAGTGTGGAAAAGGCTTCCGAGACAGTTCCCATTTTGTAGCCCACATGAGCACTCACTCAGGAGAGAGACCCTTTAGCTGTCCTGAATGTGATAAAAGTTTTAGTcagagttctcaccttgtcacccaCCAGAGAACACACACTGGGGAGAGACCTTATAAATGTGATGATTGTGGAAAAGGATTCACTGACAGTTCTGCCCTCATTAAACACCAACGGATCCACACAGGTGAAAGACCCTATAAATGTGGGGAATGTGGGAAAAGCTTCAATCAGAGTTCCCATTTTATTacccatcagagaatccacttgGGGGAGAGACCTTATAAGTGCCCAGATTGTGGCAAGAGCTTTAACCAGCGTTCACACTTCATAACACATCAGAGGACACACACAGGTGAAAAACCCTTTCAGTGCACAAAATGTGAGAAGAGCTTTCGGCAGAAAGCACATCTTTTATCCCATCAAAACACCCATTTAACTTAA